In one window of Candidatus Fonsibacter ubiquis DNA:
- a CDS encoding AzlC family ABC transporter permease encodes MNNTFDNNFKKGCFAALGIPGISLAASFFALGALFKNSGLNAIQSFLSTLIGFALPGQVVMAETLIVNGTLLNILIAVFLTNARLYPMTVNLVPVIRQKSRPRWHYYFLAHFIAVTSWVYMLSNYDKITKESRFSFFLGLGSTLWILSTLATVIGFYAAGILSAKVFVALIFLNPIYFMCMIVSVLNKSHIVATVFLSVILAPILFLITPDWSVLLAGTISGIISYFIFIR; translated from the coding sequence ATGAATAATACCTTTGATAATAATTTTAAAAAGGGGTGTTTCGCAGCGCTTGGTATCCCAGGAATTAGTCTTGCGGCAAGTTTTTTTGCTTTAGGTGCTCTCTTTAAAAATTCTGGACTAAACGCAATACAAAGTTTTTTATCGACTTTGATTGGTTTTGCTTTACCTGGCCAGGTAGTCATGGCTGAAACTTTAATAGTAAATGGGACTTTACTAAATATTTTAATAGCAGTTTTTTTGACGAATGCCAGATTGTATCCCATGACAGTAAACCTTGTTCCAGTGATTAGACAAAAAAGTAGACCGAGATGGCATTATTATTTTTTGGCACATTTTATTGCTGTCACTAGTTGGGTTTATATGCTTTCTAATTATGATAAAATTACAAAGGAAAGCCGTTTTAGTTTTTTTTTAGGTCTTGGATCGACGCTTTGGATTTTATCTACACTTGCTACTGTTATAGGATTTTATGCCGCTGGTATTTTAAGTGCTAAAGTTTTTGTTGCTTTAATATTTTTAAATCCAATTTATTTTATGTGCATGATTGTTTCGGTTTTAAATAAATCACATATTGTAGCTACTGTTTTTTTATCAGTTATTTTGGCACCAATTCTTTTTTTAATAACCCCAGATTGGTCAGTATTACTTGCTGGAACTATTTCTGGAATAATTTCCTATTTTATTTTTATAAGGTAA
- a CDS encoding LysE family translocator, producing the protein MIPNNYLLFVQLITILFITPGPQRILIITNSMNYGFPKSLWTGLGDVSANAIQMILATFGVYALMKPNPQILDIFKWIGGLYLIYLAIKFLIRKTSVTIDKTFGTRSAFDLFKDGFISALFSPGAIVFFVVMFPTFLNPDNNFILHFVILMTTHVFLDFFFLTIYAGVSSRIAIFLKNYPNLISRLSGCALLFLAYKILSTKINL; encoded by the coding sequence ATGATTCCAAATAATTATCTACTTTTTGTTCAATTAATTACTATTTTATTTATCACGCCAGGACCACAAAGAATTTTAATTATAACTAATTCTATGAATTATGGTTTTCCAAAAAGTCTATGGACTGGCTTGGGAGATGTATCGGCGAATGCAATTCAGATGATTTTAGCAACATTTGGAGTTTATGCTTTGATGAAGCCTAATCCACAAATTTTAGATATTTTTAAATGGATAGGCGGATTATATTTAATTTACTTAGCAATAAAGTTTTTAATAAGAAAAACCAGCGTTACTATTGATAAGACATTTGGAACTCGATCAGCTTTTGATTTGTTTAAAGATGGATTTATTTCTGCTTTATTTAGCCCAGGAGCAATTGTTTTTTTTGTTGTAATGTTCCCAACTTTTTTAAATCCAGATAATAATTTTATACTTCATTTTGTTATTTTAATGACAACACACGTATTTTTAGATTTTTTTTTTTTAACAATTTATGCTGGGGTTTCAAGTCGAATAGCAATTTTTTTAAAAAATTATCCAAATTTAATAAGTAGATTATCAGGATGTGCCCTATTATTTCTTGCCTATAAAATTTTAAGTACCAAAATTAATTTATGA
- a CDS encoding AzlD domain-containing protein: MPETYIYLAILLTAFATYLPRFLGVFSSDFVNEEGKLFKFVSCVSYGILAALIARIFIHPVGALEQTSTTIRLLAAGITIVILFVSKKNVLFSSLFGVILFGILNLYFN, encoded by the coding sequence ATGCCTGAAACTTATATTTATTTAGCAATTCTTTTAACAGCATTTGCAACTTATTTACCAAGATTTTTAGGAGTTTTTTCATCAGATTTTGTCAACGAAGAAGGAAAATTATTTAAATTTGTATCATGTGTTTCTTATGGAATTTTAGCTGCGCTGATTGCGCGAATATTTATTCACCCAGTTGGTGCGTTGGAGCAAACATCTACTACAATAAGACTTTTAGCAGCAGGAATAACAATTGTTATTCTATTTGTTAGTAAAAAAAATGTGCTTTTTTCCTCTTTATTTGGTGTAATTTTATTTGGTATACTTAATTTATATTTTAATTAA
- the metF gene encoding methylenetetrahydrofolate reductase [NAD(P)H], which translates to MNKDLNISFEFFPAKDEAGHENLWHSLEKLEQFSPKFVSVTFGAGGGERDKSDFLVKKISKKSNTPVAGHLTCVDMSKNEINSIALDWLNNGINKIVALRGDVRKKDSKYMPHKNGYENAADMVNGLKKLGNFHIAVAGYPEKHPDSENETKDLENLKNKVDQGADKIITQFFFNDEKFLKFRDKAISLGIKIPIIPGILPIDNFEKIKNFSKKCGTSIPIWVEEEFAGLENDNEVQKIVGASIACDLVKKLQLEGVNEFHFYTLNKYELSYAVCKRLIADKTKIKINQLKELNV; encoded by the coding sequence ATGAACAAAGATTTAAATATTAGTTTTGAATTTTTCCCTGCTAAAGATGAAGCTGGCCACGAAAATCTATGGCACAGTCTCGAAAAGCTTGAGCAATTTTCACCTAAATTTGTCTCAGTTACTTTTGGTGCTGGCGGAGGTGAAAGGGATAAAAGTGATTTCCTAGTTAAGAAAATAAGTAAAAAATCAAATACTCCAGTTGCGGGGCATCTTACTTGTGTTGATATGAGTAAGAATGAAATCAACTCAATTGCACTTGATTGGTTAAACAATGGAATAAATAAAATTGTCGCCTTACGCGGGGATGTTAGAAAAAAAGATTCAAAATATATGCCCCATAAGAATGGTTATGAAAATGCAGCGGATATGGTGAACGGATTAAAAAAATTAGGTAATTTTCACATTGCAGTTGCAGGATATCCAGAAAAGCATCCGGACTCAGAAAATGAAACTAAAGACCTGGAAAATTTAAAGAATAAAGTTGATCAAGGAGCTGATAAGATTATTACTCAGTTTTTTTTTAATGATGAAAAATTTTTAAAATTTAGAGATAAAGCAATATCTCTAGGAATTAAAATCCCAATCATTCCAGGTATTCTTCCAATAGATAATTTTGAAAAAATAAAGAATTTTAGTAAAAAATGTGGAACTTCAATTCCAATTTGGGTTGAAGAAGAATTTGCTGGCTTAGAGAATGATAATGAAGTTCAAAAAATTGTAGGGGCAAGCATTGCGTGTGACTTAGTTAAAAAATTACAATTAGAAGGTGTTAATGAATTTCATTTTTATACACTTAATAAATATGAGCTTAGCTACGCAGTATGCAAAAGATTGATTGCAGATAAAACAAAAATAAAAATTAACCAACTTAAGGAGTTAAACGTATGA
- the metE gene encoding 5-methyltetrahydropteroyltriglutamate--homocysteine S-methyltransferase, producing MTIKVNCIGYPRIGPKRELKNALEKYWKSEISEGDLLKCASELKKNNWQTQKDNGVDYICSNDFSFYDQVLDTICLVGSIPERYKHKDHEVSFKTYFAMARGSQTKDLDVPALEMTKWFDTNYHYLVPEFSKNQKFKLSSNKPFDEFDEAKKLGFNTKPIILGPLTFLSLGKTTDETFKSIDLLDNLLPVYAEILSVLNKKGAEWIQIDEPILVKNQNADFTKLIKKTLNQLKKFAGSSKIILTTYFEKLDSEIEKEILESDVDGIHLDLIRGKISNINSLRDINKTISIGIIDGRNIWKSDVNKKIEQVLEYSKFIKNLWISSSCPLLHTPYDLGLETKVPEKIRKWLSFSKQKLIELNHIKISLNKGNNEIKNYLDENKKDIASRVTSELIHDDKVKQRAKNITTQILNRKSNFIKRSEIQTNLFKLPLYPTTTIGSFPQTSDVRNARAKFKKNELSLKEYEDFLKTKTIDAIKKQEQIDIDVIVHGEFERNDMVEYFGEQLKGFTFTSSGWVQSYGSRCVKPPIIFGDVSRPESMTVQWSKFAQEQTNKIVKGMLTGPITILQWSFVRDDQPRKDTALQIAFAIRDEVEDLEKNGINMIQIDEPALREGLPLKKNDWKQYLDWAVKAFQISAAVAKDETQIHTHMCYAEFEDIIDAIAALDADVISIETSRSRMELLKTFEKFKYPNEVGPGVYDIHSPRVPNKNEMKELIQKASKLIDKKRIWVNPDCGLKTRGWPETIAALETMVQAAKELRTEK from the coding sequence ATGACAATTAAAGTTAATTGTATTGGATATCCAAGAATAGGACCGAAAAGAGAATTAAAGAATGCTTTAGAAAAATATTGGAAATCTGAAATTTCTGAGGGCGATTTATTAAAGTGCGCTAGTGAATTAAAAAAAAATAACTGGCAAACACAAAAAGATAATGGGGTTGATTATATTTGTTCAAATGATTTTTCATTTTACGATCAAGTTTTAGATACAATTTGCTTAGTAGGTTCAATTCCTGAAAGATATAAACATAAAGACCATGAAGTTTCTTTTAAAACTTATTTTGCGATGGCACGTGGCTCTCAAACAAAAGATTTGGATGTTCCTGCGCTTGAAATGACAAAATGGTTTGACACTAATTATCATTACTTGGTGCCAGAATTTTCAAAAAATCAAAAATTTAAGTTGAGTTCAAATAAACCCTTTGATGAATTTGATGAGGCTAAAAAATTAGGCTTTAATACAAAGCCAATTATTTTAGGACCTCTTACTTTTTTAAGTCTTGGAAAAACTACAGATGAGACTTTCAAAAGTATTGATTTATTAGACAATTTACTTCCAGTTTATGCAGAAATCTTATCTGTCTTAAATAAGAAAGGTGCTGAATGGATACAAATAGATGAGCCTATTTTAGTAAAAAATCAAAATGCTGATTTTACTAAACTAATAAAAAAAACTTTAAATCAATTAAAAAAGTTTGCAGGTTCATCTAAAATTATCTTAACAACTTACTTTGAAAAACTAGACTCTGAAATTGAAAAAGAAATTTTAGAAAGCGATGTAGATGGAATTCATCTTGATTTAATTCGTGGAAAAATCTCAAATATAAATTCTTTAAGAGATATTAATAAAACAATTTCTATTGGAATTATTGATGGAAGAAATATTTGGAAATCGGATGTTAATAAAAAAATTGAGCAAGTACTAGAGTATTCAAAATTTATTAAAAATTTATGGATCTCCTCTTCTTGTCCATTATTGCATACTCCTTATGACTTAGGATTAGAGACTAAAGTTCCAGAAAAAATTAGGAAGTGGCTTTCATTTTCTAAACAAAAACTAATCGAACTTAATCATATTAAAATTTCATTAAACAAAGGTAATAATGAAATCAAAAATTACTTAGATGAGAATAAGAAGGATATCGCAAGTAGAGTAACATCTGAGTTAATTCATGATGATAAAGTTAAACAGAGAGCTAAAAATATTACAACACAGATTTTAAATAGAAAATCCAACTTTATTAAAAGATCTGAAATACAAACTAATCTGTTTAAATTACCTTTGTATCCCACAACAACTATTGGATCTTTTCCTCAAACGTCCGACGTAAGAAATGCCAGAGCTAAATTTAAGAAAAATGAATTAAGCTTAAAAGAATATGAAGATTTTCTTAAAACAAAAACAATCGATGCCATTAAAAAACAAGAACAAATTGATATTGACGTTATTGTCCATGGAGAATTTGAAAGAAATGACATGGTTGAATACTTTGGTGAACAACTTAAGGGATTTACTTTTACATCTAGTGGCTGGGTTCAAAGTTATGGTTCAAGATGTGTAAAACCACCAATTATTTTTGGAGATGTTTCTCGTCCAGAGTCTATGACAGTGCAATGGTCGAAATTTGCTCAAGAGCAAACCAATAAAATTGTTAAAGGCATGTTAACTGGTCCAATAACAATTTTACAATGGTCTTTTGTTAGAGATGATCAGCCAAGAAAAGATACAGCATTACAAATTGCTTTTGCAATAAGAGATGAGGTTGAAGATCTTGAAAAAAATGGAATTAATATGATTCAAATTGACGAACCTGCTTTGAGAGAAGGTTTGCCTCTAAAGAAAAATGATTGGAAACAATACTTAGATTGGGCTGTTAAAGCTTTCCAAATTTCTGCCGCTGTTGCTAAAGATGAAACTCAAATACACACACATATGTGTTACGCTGAATTTGAAGATATTATTGATGCAATTGCTGCCTTAGATGCTGATGTTATCTCCATAGAAACATCAAGATCGAGAATGGAATTATTAAAAACATTTGAAAAGTTTAAATATCCAAATGAAGTGGGGCCTGGTGTTTATGACATCCATTCTCCTAGGGTTCCGAATAAAAATGAGATGAAAGAACTGATTCAAAAAGCATCAAAGTTAATCGATAAGAAAAGAATTTGGGTAAATCCAGATTGCGGACTTAAAACTAGAGGCTGGCCGGAAACAATAGCTGCACTTGAAACAATGGTTCAGGCGGCTAAGGAATTAAGAACTGAAA